A genomic region of Pseudomonas sp. KU43P contains the following coding sequences:
- a CDS encoding TonB-dependent siderophore receptor, giving the protein MHNLWPRALPLVAVLTSFNALAQAQTLSFNLPPASLATTLNRIASQSGTIIALEPALVRGKQAPAVVGQMSAEQALQAALAGSGLQLRVTSSGHFSVAPASQGGDALELGSTSITDDYLDATSEGSGSYAARAVTLGKGTHSLKEIPQSITVITRKQLDDQGITDLQDALNHTTGIVGAQGIGPGVVVTSRGFQIDDWQYDGVPIPRNNYSLGNWATQDLVFFDRVEVLRGASGLLQGTGSPGGAINLVRKRGQATPTVTVTGKAGSWDHYGLQLDAGGPLTADGRVRGRVVADEDQSDSFIDYQWSKSHSLYGALDIDLNDATTVGAGISYNRQQSRPMLRGLPRYADGKPIDLPRSTFTGARWSRAETDVTTYYLDLDHRFNDDWAFRAAAVRMDETNTSTHQRVQSTGQAVEADGSGITYADWITDFHNTKLGLDMNVVGHFDTGPVAHEITVGGNYSKLTSDDAYWRNFDASDDNIFDIDHNRPEPSRDSVFDGELARSNRASYDIRQKGLYGVWRVKPIDDLTLIVGSRVSWFDYSWDSIDFNSRTDPGNRHPTSRMTETGEVTPYAGFVYDLTREWAWYASYTDVFVPQTERAVNNAPLKPVIGSNYETGLKGELFDGRVNASLALFRYDQENRAVTDVASGFACDDWYCSTAAGKVRSQGVEAEISGEVLSGLQLFAGYTYNTTKFLDDPDEEGRVFSQWTPKHMLRAWADYTLPLEGQRWSTGLGFTTQSHTLGYERTYTVPGYTVWSARLAYQLTPEVSLAVNGNNLFDKKYWVAGFNQLNGSNNYGEPRNFMFTVKYTPEF; this is encoded by the coding sequence GTGCACAACCTCTGGCCTCGCGCCCTGCCCCTGGTCGCCGTCCTGACCAGTTTCAATGCCCTCGCCCAGGCGCAGACCCTGTCGTTCAACCTGCCGCCAGCGAGCCTGGCCACCACCCTCAACCGCATCGCCAGCCAGAGCGGCACCATCATCGCCCTGGAGCCGGCGCTGGTGCGGGGCAAGCAGGCCCCGGCCGTAGTCGGCCAGATGAGCGCCGAGCAAGCCCTGCAAGCAGCCCTGGCCGGCAGCGGCCTGCAGTTGCGGGTGACCAGCAGCGGGCATTTCAGCGTAGCCCCGGCCAGCCAGGGCGGTGATGCACTGGAGCTGGGGAGCACCAGCATCACCGACGACTACCTGGACGCCACCAGCGAAGGCAGCGGCTCCTATGCCGCCCGTGCGGTCACTTTGGGCAAGGGCACCCACAGCCTCAAGGAAATCCCCCAGTCGATCACGGTGATTACCCGCAAGCAGCTGGATGACCAAGGCATCACCGACCTGCAGGACGCCCTCAACCACACCACCGGGATCGTCGGTGCCCAAGGCATCGGCCCCGGCGTGGTGGTGACCTCGCGTGGCTTCCAGATCGATGACTGGCAGTACGACGGCGTGCCGATCCCGCGCAACAACTATTCGCTGGGCAACTGGGCGACCCAGGACCTGGTGTTCTTCGACCGCGTCGAAGTGCTGCGCGGCGCTTCCGGCCTGCTGCAAGGCACCGGCAGCCCGGGTGGTGCGATCAACCTGGTGCGCAAGCGCGGCCAGGCCACGCCGACCGTTACCGTCACCGGCAAGGCCGGCAGCTGGGACCACTATGGCCTGCAACTGGACGCCGGCGGCCCGCTGACCGCCGACGGTCGCGTGCGCGGCCGGGTGGTCGCCGACGAGGACCAGAGCGACAGCTTCATCGATTACCAGTGGAGCAAGTCCCACTCCCTGTACGGCGCGCTGGACATCGACCTGAACGATGCCACCACGGTCGGCGCTGGTATCAGCTACAACCGCCAGCAGTCGCGGCCGATGCTGCGTGGCCTGCCCCGCTACGCCGATGGCAAGCCCATCGACCTGCCCCGCTCGACCTTCACCGGCGCCCGCTGGAGCCGCGCCGAAACCGACGTGACCACCTACTACCTGGACCTCGACCACCGTTTCAACGACGACTGGGCATTCCGGGCCGCCGCCGTGCGCATGGACGAAACCAACACCTCCACGCACCAGCGCGTACAGTCCACCGGCCAGGCCGTGGAGGCGGACGGCAGCGGGATCACCTACGCCGACTGGATCACCGATTTTCACAACACCAAGCTGGGCCTGGACATGAATGTCGTCGGCCATTTCGACACCGGCCCCGTGGCCCACGAAATCACCGTCGGCGGCAACTATTCCAAGCTGACCTCGGACGACGCCTACTGGCGCAACTTCGACGCATCCGACGACAACATCTTCGACATCGACCACAACCGCCCCGAGCCCAGCCGCGACAGCGTGTTCGACGGCGAGCTGGCCCGCTCCAACCGGGCCAGCTACGACATTCGCCAGAAAGGCCTGTATGGCGTCTGGCGGGTCAAGCCCATCGACGACCTGACCCTGATCGTCGGCTCGCGGGTCAGCTGGTTCGACTACAGCTGGGATTCGATCGACTTCAACAGCCGCACAGACCCCGGCAACCGCCACCCCACCAGCCGCATGACCGAAACCGGCGAAGTCACGCCCTACGCCGGTTTCGTCTACGACCTGACCCGCGAATGGGCCTGGTACGCCAGCTACACCGACGTGTTCGTGCCGCAGACCGAACGCGCCGTCAACAACGCGCCGCTCAAGCCGGTGATCGGCAGCAACTACGAGACGGGCCTGAAGGGCGAACTGTTCGATGGCCGGGTCAATGCCTCGCTGGCGCTGTTCCGCTACGACCAGGAAAACCGCGCCGTCACCGATGTGGCCTCGGGCTTCGCCTGTGACGACTGGTACTGCTCCACCGCAGCGGGCAAGGTGCGCAGCCAGGGCGTCGAGGCAGAAATCAGCGGCGAAGTGCTGAGCGGCCTGCAGCTGTTTGCCGGCTACACCTACAACACCACCAAATTCCTCGACGACCCTGATGAAGAAGGCCGCGTGTTCAGCCAGTGGACACCCAAGCACATGCTGCGTGCCTGGGCCGACTACACCTTGCCGCTGGAAGGCCAACGCTGGAGCACGGGCCTGGGCTTCACCACCCAGAGCCATACCCTGGGCTACGAACGCACCTACACCGTGCCCGGCTACACCGTGTGGAGCGCGCGCCTGGCCTACCAGCTGACGCCGGAGGTGAGCCTGGCGGTCAACGGCAACAACCTGTTCGACAAGAAATACTGGGTGGCCGGTTTCAACCAGCTCAACGGCAGCAACAACTACGGCGAGCCGCGCAACTTCATGTTCACCGTCAAGTACACGCCCGAGTTCTGA
- a CDS encoding IacB protein, with amino-acid sequence MSDNKALRVLFCMGINQNFFDAPREEQLQVWAAFSAMWNGIHDLPGVNVLGNMDDDQSMVGPSDGFPWTTYLLADVPDIQTVHAACNLFRTTAVGEGPYKLWRYAKVEARVGRELIIQRA; translated from the coding sequence ATGAGCGATAACAAAGCCTTGCGCGTGCTGTTCTGCATGGGCATCAACCAGAACTTCTTCGACGCGCCGCGCGAGGAGCAACTGCAGGTGTGGGCCGCCTTCAGCGCGATGTGGAACGGCATCCACGACCTGCCCGGGGTGAACGTGCTGGGCAACATGGACGACGACCAGAGCATGGTCGGCCCGTCCGACGGCTTCCCCTGGACCACCTACCTGCTGGCCGACGTACCGGACATCCAGACCGTGCACGCCGCCTGCAACCTGTTCCGTACCACCGCCGTGGGCGAGGGGCCGTACAAGCTGTGGCGCTACGCCAAGGTCGAGGCCCGTGTCGGCCGCGAACTGATCATCCAGCGCGCCTGA
- a CDS encoding aromatic-ring-hydroxylating dioxygenase subunit beta, producing MNLNLLNEVTAFIWQEGDMLDHGEYEAWLAQWTAKGTYIIPINPRETDYENTLNYAYDDHHMRRLRVQRLVGGESISTSPQPRTVRSISRIRVLGDDGVNVTVRAAQNIREFRKESLKHYTADLTYTLVRAEGGFKIERKVISLINSDDTLAGIGYIL from the coding sequence ATGAACCTCAATCTACTCAACGAAGTCACCGCCTTCATCTGGCAGGAAGGCGACATGCTCGACCACGGCGAGTACGAAGCCTGGCTTGCGCAATGGACCGCGAAAGGGACTTACATCATCCCGATCAACCCCAGGGAAACCGACTACGAGAACACCCTGAACTACGCCTACGACGACCACCACATGCGCCGCCTGCGCGTGCAGCGGCTGGTCGGCGGCGAGTCGATTTCCACGAGCCCGCAGCCGCGTACCGTGCGCAGCATTTCGCGCATTCGCGTGCTCGGCGATGACGGGGTGAACGTGACCGTGCGCGCCGCGCAGAACATCCGCGAGTTCCGCAAGGAAAGCCTCAAGCACTACACCGCCGACCTGACCTACACCCTGGTGCGTGCCGAGGGCGGGTTCAAGATTGAGCGCAAGGTGATCAGCCTGATCAACAGCGACGATACCCTTGCCGGTATCGGCTACATCCTGTGA
- a CDS encoding SDR family NAD(P)-dependent oxidoreductase yields MNQVALVTGAGQGLGQRFCARLLAAGFDVVVSDRDLALAQATAEQLAGQGGRTLAVKLDVASKADFEQALAQVLEHFGALHVVVNNAAVTKTTPLMQISPEEFDAVVGLNLRSVFLGCQVLGAHLAEHGYGRIINMASLAGQNGGTATGAHYAASKGAIVTLTKIFAKEFAARGVTVNAIAPGPIDSPAVHAAVPAERLQGLLANIPVQRLGDADFLGDLIVQLARPEAYFTTGATWDVNGGLYMR; encoded by the coding sequence ATGAACCAAGTCGCATTGGTAACCGGGGCCGGGCAGGGGCTGGGCCAGCGCTTCTGCGCCCGGCTGCTCGCCGCGGGCTTCGACGTGGTGGTCTCGGACCGTGACCTGGCCTTGGCCCAGGCGACGGCCGAGCAGCTCGCGGGGCAGGGCGGGCGTACCCTGGCGGTCAAGCTCGACGTCGCCAGCAAGGCGGACTTCGAACAGGCCCTGGCCCAGGTGCTGGAGCACTTTGGTGCCCTGCACGTGGTGGTCAACAACGCGGCCGTGACCAAGACCACGCCGCTGATGCAGATCAGCCCGGAAGAGTTCGACGCGGTGGTCGGCCTGAACCTGCGCAGCGTGTTCCTCGGCTGCCAGGTGCTGGGTGCGCACCTGGCCGAGCACGGCTATGGGCGGATCATCAACATGGCTTCGCTGGCCGGGCAGAACGGCGGCACCGCCACCGGCGCCCATTACGCGGCGAGCAAGGGCGCGATCGTCACCCTGACCAAGATCTTCGCCAAGGAATTCGCCGCCCGCGGCGTCACCGTCAACGCCATCGCCCCTGGCCCGATCGACTCGCCAGCGGTGCATGCCGCGGTGCCGGCCGAGCGTCTGCAAGGGCTGTTGGCGAACATCCCGGTGCAGCGCCTGGGCGATGCGGACTTCCTGGGCGACCTGATCGTCCAACTGGCGCGGCCCGAGGCCTACTTCACCACCGGGGCGACCTGGGACGTGAACGGCGGCCTGTACATGCGATGA
- a CDS encoding flavin reductase, which produces MVDVNQFRNAMAMLGGAVSVITTDGPAGRFGFTASAVCSVTDSPPTLLVCMNRSSYSNEQFKANGALCVNVLAGTHQELSGAFANRALSMEERFASTHWTVLQSGAPVMQEALVNFDCRIAQVHEVGSHSIFYCQIEEIRHGGADDGLVYFNRAYHRVCEASKAC; this is translated from the coding sequence ATGGTTGACGTAAACCAATTTCGCAACGCAATGGCCATGCTCGGTGGCGCCGTGTCGGTCATTACCACCGACGGCCCTGCCGGGCGCTTCGGCTTCACCGCCTCGGCGGTGTGTAGCGTCACCGACTCCCCGCCGACTTTGCTGGTGTGCATGAACCGCTCGTCGTATTCCAACGAGCAGTTCAAGGCCAACGGCGCTTTGTGCGTGAACGTGCTGGCCGGCACCCACCAGGAACTGTCGGGGGCCTTCGCCAACCGCGCGCTGAGCATGGAAGAGCGCTTCGCCAGCACCCACTGGACCGTGCTGCAAAGCGGCGCGCCGGTGATGCAGGAAGCGCTGGTGAACTTCGACTGCCGGATCGCCCAGGTGCATGAGGTGGGCTCGCACAGCATCTTCTACTGCCAGATCGAGGAAATTCGCCACGGTGGCGCCGATGATGGGCTGGTGTATTTCAACCGTGCCTATCACCGGGTATGCGAGGCCTCGAAGGCCTGCTGA
- a CDS encoding PDR/VanB family oxidoreductase, producing the protein MNEQLLNVVVRKREIQGADVVVLDLGRADGAALPAFEAGAHVDIHVAPGLVRQYSLCSDPADASVYRLGVLKDPASRGGSVGVHEVLVEGREVQISTPRNLFPLAADARRSILLGGGIGITPMIAMAHALHQQGADFELHYCGRSRSRSAFLQALASAPFAAWVVTHFDDEDAAQRLDLPAVLGAAKAGTHVYTCGPSGFMDWVIAGARQQGYAEDHIHKEYFQVEVDASGASFEVVAARSNKTVQVAEGQSILDALAQVGIKIDISCEQGVCGTCMCEVLEGEPDHRDVYLTDEEKAANDQILVCCSRAKSNKLVLDI; encoded by the coding sequence ATGAATGAACAATTGTTGAATGTGGTCGTGCGCAAGCGCGAGATCCAAGGGGCCGACGTGGTCGTCCTCGACCTGGGGCGCGCCGATGGCGCGGCCCTGCCGGCCTTCGAAGCCGGGGCGCATGTGGACATCCACGTGGCGCCCGGCCTGGTGCGCCAGTACTCGCTGTGCAGCGACCCGGCGGATGCCTCGGTGTATCGCCTGGGTGTGCTCAAGGACCCGGCCTCCCGGGGCGGCTCGGTGGGCGTGCACGAGGTGCTGGTGGAAGGGCGCGAGGTGCAGATCAGCACACCGCGCAACCTGTTCCCGCTGGCCGCCGATGCCCGTCGCTCGATCCTGCTGGGTGGCGGCATCGGCATCACGCCGATGATCGCCATGGCCCATGCCCTGCACCAGCAGGGCGCCGATTTCGAATTGCATTACTGCGGGCGCTCGCGCAGCCGCAGTGCGTTTCTCCAAGCCCTGGCCAGCGCGCCGTTCGCCGCATGGGTGGTCACCCACTTCGACGACGAAGACGCCGCCCAGCGCCTGGACTTGCCCGCCGTGCTGGGCGCCGCCAAGGCCGGCACGCACGTCTATACCTGCGGCCCGTCGGGCTTCATGGACTGGGTGATTGCCGGCGCTCGCCAGCAGGGCTACGCCGAGGACCACATCCACAAGGAGTATTTCCAGGTGGAGGTGGACGCCAGTGGCGCCAGCTTCGAAGTGGTCGCCGCGCGCAGCAACAAGACCGTACAGGTGGCCGAGGGCCAGAGCATCCTCGACGCCCTGGCTCAGGTTGGCATCAAGATCGACATCTCCTGCGAGCAGGGTGTGTGCGGCACCTGCATGTGCGAGGTGCTCGAAGGTGAGCCGGACCACCGTGACGTGTACCTGACCGATGAAGAGAAAGCCGCGAACGACCAGATCCTGGTGTGCTGTTCGCGGGCCAAGTCCAACAAGCTGGTGCTGGATATCTGA
- a CDS encoding GNAT family N-acetyltransferase, with the protein MIHIRPMTPDDFERFWPTFQAIVQARETYAYDPALNFEQARQLWLELPLRTLVAEHDGELLGSYYLKANAAGPGAHVGNCGYMVTEAARGRGVARLMCEHSQKLARQEGFLALQFNSVVASNEVAVALWHKLGFETVGRLPKAFRHARLGLVDCLVMYKWLADEPVVEKPALLIGRKNIEARVSRRRGR; encoded by the coding sequence ATGATCCACATCCGCCCCATGACGCCCGACGACTTCGAGCGTTTCTGGCCGACCTTCCAGGCCATCGTCCAGGCCCGTGAAACCTACGCCTACGACCCGGCTCTGAACTTCGAGCAGGCACGCCAGCTATGGCTGGAACTGCCCTTGCGCACGCTGGTGGCCGAACACGACGGTGAGCTGCTGGGATCCTACTACCTCAAGGCCAATGCCGCCGGGCCCGGCGCCCATGTCGGCAACTGCGGTTACATGGTCACCGAGGCCGCCCGTGGCCGTGGCGTGGCGCGCTTGATGTGCGAGCACTCGCAGAAACTGGCGCGCCAGGAAGGATTCCTGGCGCTGCAGTTCAACTCGGTGGTGGCCAGCAACGAAGTGGCCGTGGCGCTGTGGCACAAGCTCGGCTTCGAGACGGTCGGCCGCCTGCCCAAGGCATTCCGCCATGCCCGCCTGGGCCTGGTGGACTGCCTGGTGATGTACAAATGGCTGGCGGACGAACCGGTGGTGGAGAAGCCGGCGCTGCTGATCGGCCGCAAGAACATCGAGGCCCGCGTCTCGCGGCGGCGCGGGCGCTAA
- the thpR gene encoding RNA 2',3'-cyclic phosphodiesterase: MVQDIRPSGAPFKRLFFALPVADAQRRALAQWRRGLNLRSGKPVPSENFHLTLLFLGDVDAAQVPAICAAVDNLARPGAPLRLLLDRLTVWPRANALVLEPQETPPALRQLVYGLQQALLPMGFAEQAREYRPHLTLSREFRGQAPEATVAPDFFVTARAFTLFESRKGQYWPLAQWPLTA; this comes from the coding sequence ATGGTTCAGGATATCCGCCCCAGTGGCGCCCCCTTCAAACGCCTGTTCTTCGCCTTGCCGGTGGCCGATGCCCAGCGCCGGGCGCTGGCCCAGTGGCGGCGCGGCCTGAACCTGCGCAGCGGCAAGCCGGTGCCGAGCGAGAACTTCCACCTGACCTTGCTCTTTCTGGGAGATGTGGACGCGGCGCAGGTGCCGGCCATCTGCGCCGCGGTGGACAACCTCGCCCGCCCGGGCGCACCGCTGCGCCTGCTGCTCGATCGCTTGACGGTGTGGCCACGGGCCAATGCGCTGGTGCTGGAGCCGCAGGAAACCCCGCCGGCATTGCGCCAACTGGTCTATGGGTTGCAGCAGGCGCTGCTGCCCATGGGCTTTGCCGAACAGGCCCGCGAGTACCGCCCGCACCTGACGCTGTCACGGGAGTTTCGCGGCCAGGCGCCCGAAGCCACGGTGGCGCCTGACTTCTTCGTGACTGCGCGGGCGTTCACGCTCTTCGAGTCGCGCAAAGGCCAGTACTGGCCACTGGCGCAGTGGCCATTGACGGCATGA
- a CDS encoding aromatic ring-hydroxylating oxygenase subunit alpha gives MTNLIPAVNLSVDPAELVQPDRVHTSLYTDPALFDAELEKIFHSTWIWVAHESEIPEAGSYKTTYIGKQPVIVVRDRKKAVNVLLNRCRHRGATVCEHKKGKTNSFVCPYHGWGYALDGSLRGVPHPESYGDCLDKAELPLVSLRTESYAGMIFATFKDDIEPLEDFLGAAKKWMDLFMKQGAGYGIKVPGEHRFRFPGNWKIQLENTTDAYHFPLVHKSFLSSVDEQTLELFDFVKGPGYVEDLGNGHSVMVMIPELVDLEADLDKPIPERFESLAAELRDEGIEEAQVRRIVRAVGGSGFNLNLFPNVACSMAFFRVLQPISVTETEIHHSVITMDGGPAAANRYRLRLHEHFQGPMGFGTPDDSEAWERVQKGANAGENLWIMLNRGLPGERASEDGLVSDVSAETGMRAAYQQWKKMMTAETK, from the coding sequence GTGACCAACCTGATTCCCGCCGTCAATCTGAGCGTCGACCCCGCCGAGCTGGTGCAGCCCGACCGCGTCCACACGTCGTTGTACACCGACCCGGCGCTGTTCGACGCCGAGCTGGAAAAGATCTTCCACAGCACCTGGATCTGGGTCGCCCACGAGAGCGAAATCCCCGAAGCCGGCAGCTACAAGACCACCTACATCGGCAAGCAGCCGGTGATCGTCGTGCGCGACCGCAAGAAGGCCGTGAACGTGCTGCTCAACCGCTGCCGCCACCGCGGTGCCACGGTGTGCGAGCACAAGAAAGGCAAAACCAACAGCTTCGTCTGCCCGTACCACGGCTGGGGCTATGCGCTGGACGGTTCGCTGCGCGGCGTGCCGCACCCGGAAAGCTACGGCGACTGCCTGGACAAGGCCGAGCTGCCCCTGGTCAGCCTGCGTACCGAAAGCTACGCCGGCATGATCTTCGCCACCTTCAAGGATGACATCGAGCCGCTGGAAGACTTCCTTGGCGCTGCCAAGAAGTGGATGGACCTGTTCATGAAGCAGGGCGCGGGCTACGGCATCAAGGTGCCGGGCGAGCACCGTTTCCGCTTCCCGGGCAACTGGAAGATCCAGCTCGAGAACACCACCGACGCCTACCACTTCCCGCTTGTGCACAAGAGCTTCCTGTCGTCGGTGGATGAACAGACCCTGGAGCTGTTCGACTTCGTCAAGGGCCCCGGCTATGTCGAGGACTTGGGCAACGGCCACAGCGTGATGGTGATGATCCCCGAGCTGGTCGACCTGGAAGCCGACCTCGACAAACCGATCCCTGAGCGCTTCGAGTCGCTGGCCGCCGAGCTGCGCGACGAAGGCATCGAAGAGGCGCAGGTGCGACGCATCGTCCGCGCCGTGGGCGGGTCGGGCTTCAACCTCAACCTGTTCCCCAACGTTGCCTGCTCGATGGCGTTCTTCCGCGTGCTGCAGCCGATCTCGGTGACCGAGACCGAGATCCATCACTCGGTGATCACCATGGACGGCGGCCCGGCCGCGGCCAACCGCTACCGCCTGCGCCTGCACGAGCACTTCCAGGGCCCGATGGGCTTCGGCACCCCGGACGATTCCGAGGCGTGGGAGCGCGTGCAGAAGGGCGCCAATGCCGGCGAGAACCTGTGGATCATGCTCAACCGCGGCTTGCCCGGCGAACGCGCCAGTGAAGATGGCCTGGTCTCTGATGTGAGTGCCGAAACCGGCATGCGCGCGGCGTACCAGCAGTGGAAAAAGATGATGACCGCGGAGACCAAGTGA
- the lpxO gene encoding lipid A hydroxylase LpxO codes for MKIALVLIFVLSIAYVHLRGRVRHKLTRQLGDHSSFLAPVNSFLYLFSKHPAKPYLPVEAFPELQPLKDHWQEIREEAQRLLHVGEIKKSDNYDDVGFNSFFKTGWKRFYLKWYGESHPSAMSLCPRTTELLQGIGTVKAAMFATLPPGAKLVRHRDPYAGSYRYHLGLDTPNDDGCYIDVDGEKYSWRDGEGVVFDETYIHYAANTTEHNRIILFCDVERPLKYRWATAFNRWFSRNVMAAAAAPNDANDKTGGINRLFTRIYKIRERGKALKKRNRMRYYLEKWLVVAALVLVFVYI; via the coding sequence ATGAAAATTGCACTCGTACTGATCTTCGTCCTCTCGATCGCCTATGTTCACCTGCGCGGTCGGGTACGTCACAAGCTGACTCGCCAGCTCGGTGACCACTCCAGCTTCCTGGCCCCGGTCAACAGTTTCCTTTACCTGTTCTCCAAGCACCCGGCCAAGCCCTACCTGCCGGTGGAGGCCTTCCCCGAGCTGCAGCCGCTCAAGGACCACTGGCAGGAGATCCGCGAAGAAGCCCAGCGTTTGCTGCATGTGGGCGAAATCAAGAAGTCCGACAATTATGACGATGTCGGCTTCAACTCGTTCTTCAAGACCGGCTGGAAGCGCTTCTACCTGAAGTGGTACGGCGAAAGCCACCCCTCGGCAATGAGCCTGTGCCCGCGCACCACCGAGCTGCTGCAAGGCATTGGCACGGTCAAGGCCGCCATGTTCGCCACCCTGCCGCCCGGCGCCAAGTTGGTGCGTCACCGCGACCCCTATGCCGGTTCCTACCGTTATCACCTGGGCCTGGACACCCCGAACGACGACGGTTGCTACATCGATGTGGACGGCGAGAAGTATTCCTGGCGTGACGGCGAAGGCGTGGTGTTCGACGAGACCTACATCCACTACGCCGCCAACACCACCGAACACAACCGCATCATCCTGTTCTGCGACGTCGAGCGCCCGCTCAAGTACCGCTGGGCCACGGCGTTCAACCGCTGGTTCAGCCGCAACGTGATGGCGGCTGCGGCGGCCCCGAACGATGCCAACGACAAGACCGGCGGCATCAACCGCCTGTTCACCCGCATCTACAAGATCCGCGAGCGCGGCAAAGCGCTGAAGAAGCGCAACCGCATGCGCTACTACCTGGAGAAATGGCTGGTGGTGGCGGCGCTGGTGCTGGTGTTCGTCTATATCTGA
- the iacA gene encoding indole-3-acetate monooxygenase: MDSLCLRAAPESALASGPAFEALLDGVRDRARTGEFDRQRHISRDVIDAFKAHGVYRALVPKRFGGLECSPGAFCEMIERISHADGSAGWVASFGMSPVYLAALPLETIAEIYGNSPDTVFAGGIFPPQPAEIVAGGFKVNGRWKYSSGSMGADIVGVGIAPRNGDKLDLPRLAVMPRSQARIEETWDTVGLLGTGSHDLLVEDVVVGEQWTFVRGGKPNLDEPFFRYPSLSFATQVLSVVGLGIARAALDELSGMASGRISVTGAPALADRPLAQVDVAKAEAALRSARAFFYESIERAWQHVLAGDPVPIEVTNLLRLSSTHAARVAAEVARSAQLLSGMTGIYNESPLARCVNDAQVVTQHAFMGDVTYQNAGAMFFGKQPLPGYL; the protein is encoded by the coding sequence ATGGATTCGCTTTGCCTGCGTGCCGCGCCCGAGTCGGCGCTTGCCTCCGGCCCTGCCTTCGAGGCTTTGCTCGACGGGGTTCGTGATCGAGCCCGTACGGGTGAGTTCGATCGCCAACGCCACATTTCCCGCGACGTGATCGATGCCTTCAAGGCTCACGGCGTCTACCGTGCCCTGGTGCCCAAGCGCTTCGGTGGCCTGGAATGCTCGCCGGGTGCGTTCTGCGAGATGATCGAACGCATTTCCCATGCCGACGGTTCCGCCGGCTGGGTCGCCAGCTTCGGCATGAGCCCGGTGTACCTGGCGGCACTGCCGCTGGAGACCATCGCCGAGATCTACGGCAACAGCCCCGACACCGTGTTCGCTGGCGGCATCTTCCCGCCGCAGCCCGCCGAAATCGTTGCCGGTGGCTTCAAGGTCAATGGCCGCTGGAAGTACTCCAGCGGGTCCATGGGTGCCGACATCGTTGGCGTCGGCATCGCCCCGCGCAACGGCGACAAGCTTGACCTGCCGCGCCTGGCGGTGATGCCACGCAGCCAGGCCCGCATCGAGGAAACCTGGGACACCGTCGGCCTGCTCGGCACCGGCAGCCACGACCTGCTGGTCGAGGATGTGGTGGTGGGCGAGCAGTGGACCTTCGTGCGCGGCGGCAAGCCGAACCTGGACGAGCCGTTCTTCCGCTACCCGTCGCTGTCGTTCGCCACCCAGGTGCTTTCCGTGGTCGGGCTGGGCATTGCCCGCGCCGCCCTGGACGAGCTGTCGGGCATGGCCAGCGGGCGCATCTCGGTCACCGGCGCCCCGGCTCTGGCCGACCGGCCTCTGGCCCAGGTGGATGTGGCCAAGGCCGAGGCCGCACTGCGCTCGGCCCGGGCGTTCTTCTACGAATCCATCGAGCGCGCCTGGCAGCACGTGCTGGCCGGCGACCCGGTGCCGATCGAGGTCACCAACCTGCTGCGCCTGTCCTCGACCCATGCCGCACGGGTCGCCGCCGAAGTGGCGCGCAGCGCGCAGCTGCTGTCGGGCATGACCGGCATCTACAACGAAAGCCCGCTGGCCCGCTGCGTCAACGATGCGCAAGTGGTCACCCAGCACGCCTTCATGGGCGACGTCACCTACCAGAACGCCGGGGCGATGTTCTTCGGTAAACAGCCCCTTCCGGGCTACCTGTAA
- a CDS encoding carboxymuconolactone decarboxylase family protein: protein MSMMDWDAYRKQLMAGIGDLKQLSPDTVAGYMTASGAGAKTNHLDAKTRELISLAVAVTTRCDGCIAVHSQQAVKQGATREEIAEALGVAVAMNAGAALVYSARALDAVGKAGS from the coding sequence ATGAGCATGATGGACTGGGACGCCTACCGTAAGCAGTTGATGGCCGGCATCGGCGATCTCAAGCAGTTGTCTCCCGACACCGTGGCCGGCTACATGACCGCCAGCGGTGCCGGTGCCAAGACCAACCACCTGGATGCCAAGACCCGCGAACTGATCTCCCTGGCGGTGGCCGTGACCACCCGCTGCGACGGCTGCATCGCCGTGCATTCGCAACAGGCAGTCAAGCAAGGCGCCACCCGTGAAGAGATCGCCGAAGCCCTGGGCGTGGCCGTGGCGATGAATGCCGGCGCCGCGCTGGTCTACTCCGCCCGTGCCCTGGATGCAGTGGGCAAAGCCGGGAGTTGA